A window of Leptolyngbya sp. NIES-3755 genomic DNA:
ACTCTGTTTCGGGAATCACTCGCACGGTGAGCGGGTAGCCATTATTCACGCTGGAACTGACTCGCTGAATCTCTAACTGAGTCGATCGCTGTCGCAAGGATTCATCGATCGGGTAATTCTCAAATACAATCAGGCTCTCAAATAGCGGTAAGCCCGGAGCAAGATCGCTCCACCGCTGAATTTGTACCAGTGGCGTGTATTCATACTGTCGGGCTTCACTTTGTTGAACTTGAATGGCTTGAAGCCAGGGAATGAAAGCAGCATCCGGATGAATCTGCACTCGCACGGGCAGAGTATTGATAAACATCCCAATCATAGAATTTGAGTCAGATAGCGTCACCGGACGACCTGCTGTTGTTGCACCAAATACTACATCCTCGCTACCACTGTGATAACTCAATAACAGCGCCCAAACTCCCTGAATCAGCGTATTCAACGTTAGCCGATGCTGTTGAACCAGGGATTGCAGCGCGGCGGTTGTTTGGGGCGGGAGCGATCGCGACAGAATCACGGCTTCACTGGCTCGATCGATTTTGGCTGACGAGTTATTGAAGCGGGTTGGAGTCGTAAATCCTTGCAGCATTCGACTCCAAAAGGTTTCGGCTGAAGCAAGATCCTGATTGTTTAACCAGGTGATGTAATTCCGGTAAGGACGAGTCGGCGATGAAAGCACTGATTGTCCCTGATAGAGCCGTTCATAGGTAGTGAACACTTCCTGAAATACCAGCGACACAGACCATCCATCTAGAATCAAATGATGGAAATGCCAGATAAATCGGTAGGTATCGTCTGTCAGTCGGATCAGGAGAATCCGACTCAGTGGAGCTTGATGGATTTCAAATCCACGCTGACGATCGTCTTTCAACAAAGCGTCAATCTGGGCTTGCTGCTGTTCCGAAGACGAGTTGCGCCAGTCTGCTTCTTGCCAAGATAGGAAAGCCTGCTGTCGTACAACTTGTAAGGGTCGATCGAGTCCTTCCCAAACAAAAGCAGTCCGAAAAACAGGATGGCGATCGACGATTTGTTGCCAGGTTTGCCGGAGAACAACAGTATCCAATTTTCCACACAAATTAAACGAGAGTTGAGTGCTGTAGAGTCCGTGATTTGGTGCATACAGCGTGTGAAACAAGATCCCCTGCTGTGCTGGAGAGAGCGGATACAAGTCTTCAATTGTGCGATCGCTGCCAACTAATCGATCCAGTGTTACTTGATCCAGTCCTGCAAGCGGAAAGTCCGAAGGGGTTCTGCCTCCAGCACTAAGAGACAAGCAATGATCAATCAATGTTCTCAAGGATGCGACAAAGGTTTGCATGAGCGCGGCGATCGTGGCGGATTGATGCACTGCTTGGCTGTAGGTGCAGTTGAGATGCAGTTGTCCTCCTGTGACTCCAGCCTGAATGTCCAATAGATGATAGCGACTGCCGGACAAACTTTGCAGGGGTGCAGCAGACTCCGGCGCAAGCTCGAATAGAGAAGACTCTGGCAGCAACTGATCAAACTGACCCAGATAATTAAAGCTAACTTGGGCTTGAGGCAGCGATCGTAGTGGTTCAACAGTGTTTTGATTGAGATAGCGCAGCACTCCATAGCTCAATCCGCGAGTCGGAATCCGGCGTAGCTGCTCTTTAATCGATTTCAATGCTTCAGCCGGATCAGTG
This region includes:
- a CDS encoding non-ribosomal peptide synthase (similar to AA sequence:cyanobase_aa:Ava_4099), producing MPDLHHWNQAVLLTVHQRLDFTVLKQVVQQLLSHHDALRSQFYQEENGWKAVNAELSPDPCVEIDLSALPDAQQNSAMVRSIEQLQASLNLAEGALMRVVWFNFGANKSSRLLFIIHHLVVDGVSWRILLEDFQTLYQQQLQERGMQLPAKTTAFKQWSQRLQLYSQSEELQQTQTHWRSLSWTEPLPIDFPNGINTVASTQTLSVSLNQTETQMLLQQVPVIYRTQINDVLLTALVQAFAQWTGTSRLLVNLEGHGREQLWEDIDVSRTVGWFTTLFPVQLDLTNITDPAEALKSIKEQLRRIPTRGLSYGVLRYLNQNTVEPLRSLPQAQVSFNYLGQFDQLLPESSLFELAPESAAPLQSLSGSRYHLLDIQAGVTGGQLHLNCTYSQAVHQSATIAALMQTFVASLRTLIDHCLSLSAGGRTPSDFPLAGLDQVTLDRLVGSDRTIEDLYPLSPAQQGILFHTLYAPNHGLYSTQLSFNLCGKLDTVVLRQTWQQIVDRHPVFRTAFVWEGLDRPLQVVRQQAFLSWQEADWRNSSSEQQQAQIDALLKDDRQRGFEIHQAPLSRILLIRLTDDTYRFIWHFHHLILDGWSVSLVFQEVFTTYERLYQGQSVLSSPTRPYRNYITWLNNQDLASAETFWSRMLQGFTTPTRFNNSSAKIDRASEAVILSRSLPPQTTAALQSLVQQHRLTLNTLIQGVWALLLSYHSGSEDVVFGATTAGRPVTLSDSNSMIGMFINTLPVRVQIHPDAAFIPWLQAIQVQQSEARQYEYTPLVQIQRWSDLAPGLPLFESLIVFENYPIDESLRQRSTQLEIQRVSSSVNNGYPLTVRVIPETELSLQLLYDSNRLDADVMSQWLQCFSTVLHQIAEQPDVPLKELMTWIVAAEQQYQQTKAQELEQLSLQRLKLTKRRKQH